A window of Panicum virgatum strain AP13 chromosome 8K, P.virgatum_v5, whole genome shotgun sequence contains these coding sequences:
- the LOC120644594 gene encoding probable xyloglucan endotransglucosylase/hydrolase yields the protein MAAARWLLVAAVAATVAALAATRAAAAAPRKPVDVPFQRNYVPTWAADHIRYVDGGREVQLYLDKSTGTGFQTRGSYLFGHFSMHMKLVGGDSAGTVTAFYLSSQNSEHDEIDFEFLGNRTGQPYILQTNVFTGGKGDREQRIYLWFDPTKEYHSYSVLWNLYMIAFFVDDVPIRVFRNSSGDLGVRYPFSQPMKLYSSLWNADDWATRGGREKTDWSNAPFVASYRGFHVDGCEASAEARFCATQGARWWDQPEFRDLDAAQYRKLREVRQRYTIYNYCTDRDRYAAMPPECARDRDV from the exons ATGGCGGCCGCGCGGTGGCTGCtggtggccgcggtggcggcgacggtggcggcgctggcggcgacgcgtgcggcggcggcggcgccgcggaagCCGGTGGACGTGCCGTTCCAGCGGAACTACGTGCCGACGTGGGCGGCGGACCACATCCGCTACGTGGACGGCGGGCGGGAGGTGCAGCTCTACCTCGACAAGTCCACCGGGACGGGCTTCCAGACGCGGGGCTCCTACCTCTTCGGCCACTTCAGCATGCACATgaagctcgtcggcggcgactCCGCCGGCACCGTCACCGCCTTCTAC CTGTCGTCGCAGAACTCGGAGCACGACGAGATCGACTTCGAGTTCCTGGGCAACCGGACGGGGCAGCCCTACATCCTGCAGACCAACGTGTTCACCGGCGGCAAGGGCGACCGCGAGCAGAGGATCTACCTCTGGTTCGACCCCACCAAGGAGTACCACTCCTACTCCGTCCTCTGGAACCTCTACATGATCGC GTTCTTCGTGGACGACGTGCCGATCCGGGTGTTCAGGAACAGCAGCGGCGACCTCGGCGTCCGGTACCCGTTCAGCCAGCCGATGAAGCTCTACTCGAGCCTGTGGAACGCCGACGACTGGGCGACGCGCGGCGGGCGGGAGAAGACGGACTGGTCCAACGCGCCCTTCGTCGCCTCCTACCGCGGCTTCCACGTCGACGGCTGCGAGGCCTCCGCCGAGGCCCGCTTCTGCGCCACCCAGGGCGCGCGGTGGTGGGACCAGCCCGAGTTCCGGGACCTCGACGCCGCCCAGTACCGCAAGCTCCGCGAGGTCCGCCAGCGCTACACCATCTACAACTACTGCACCGACCGCGACCGCTACGCCGCCATGCCGCCCGAGTGCGCGCGCGACCGCGACGTCTGA